The Campylobacter ureolyticus ACS-301-V-Sch3b genomic sequence GCAAAATATAAGAATTCCAAGCGATGTAGGGCTCAAAAAAGACAAAAAGCAAGGTGGGCTTACTATGGGAACTGCAAGTTATAGCATAAACGTCAAGCAGGCAAAAGATGAGCTTGTTGTAACTACTACGAAAAGAAGTTTTTTGGGCAATATCATCATGCTTCACAAAGACAAAACTGGCTGGTATTTTAGGATTTTATCAATAAGTTTTGGCTTTTCTTTGATGCTTTTTTATCTCTCTGGTTTGATGATAACTTTCTTTGCCAATAAAAAAGAGCGAAAAGCACAGCTCTTAGTTATTGCTGCTGGAGTTTTTGCATGTGTGGTTTTGGGCTATATTAGTCTATAGTTTTTAAAATAAGTCATATTGCAATAGTGCAAAATAAAAAGTATCTTTTAAATTAGATTAAAATCCTCTTTTGTATATCCATATATCACAACTCTACACTTTATATTTGCACTATTGTTTTTAATAAAATGTTTTTTATACAAATTTATCACCTCTTTTTTACTAAGCCCACCAATACCGCACCCAATGAGAGGAATTCCAAGCCTAATGTCAAATTTGCCATATCTTAAAATTTCATTATCAATATTGTTTAGAATATTTTTAATAACATTTAAATTTGGATATTTTGGCAGATTTTTAAATGTATAGTTTAAAACAGCTGCGTGAAAAATATGAGTGAAATTTTCATTATTTGATATGGTTTTTATAACTTCACCTGGCTTTAAAGGGCTATTTTTAAGCTTTTCTTGCATCAAACATTCAAGCTCTCCACCGCCACATCTACAAAAAAATGCCCTTGAAACACCACTACCAAGTAGCATTAGAGTATTTGATGGATTTACTAAAATATCAGCTTTTTCATCAAGTAAATCACCTTGTTTTATGCTAACTTCATAAGAGATCATTTAACCCTCCTTTTTGGTCTATGATAGATGATTTTTAAGACATTTTTATGTCTTTTGTTTTTATTTAATTTAACTTTTTATAATTATGCGAAAATTTTAAATTTGGGAAAAATATGAATAAACTCATCTTTGTTACCATTATGTGGGCTTTTAGTTTTAGTTTGATTGGTGTTTGTTTAAAAGGTGTTGATAGCACATTTTTAGCACTTTTAAGAGTTGGTGTTGCATTAATTTGCTTTTTACCATTTATGCGGTTTAATAATCCTAAATTAGCTTTTACAACAGCATTTATAGGAGC encodes the following:
- a CDS encoding macro domain-containing protein, whose product is MISYEVSIKQGDLLDEKADILVNPSNTLMLLGSGVSRAFFCRCGGGELECLMQEKLKNSPLKPGEVIKTISNNENFTHIFHAAVLNYTFKNLPKYPNLNVIKNILNNIDNEILRYGKFDIRLGIPLIGCGIGGLSKKEVINLYKKHFIKNNSANIKCRVVIYGYTKEDFNLI
- a CDS encoding PepSY-associated TM helix domain-containing protein; this translates as MNRYKFFRQFHIYLSLFFLPVALLYAVSGLAYIFGANQDFMATKNSYKTNLVLQKGAEQEAVLQFLKEQNIRIPSDVGLKKDKKQGGLTMGTASYSINVKQAKDELVVTTTKRSFLGNIIMLHKDKTGWYFRILSISFGFSLMLFYLSGLMITFFANKKERKAQLLVIAAGVFACVVLGYISL